The following proteins are co-located in the Sulfitobacter guttiformis genome:
- a CDS encoding Lin0512 family protein, which produces MQKLLVEFGMGTSLRRGDYTQAAERAIKDALWHNSINLAELFGFDKADMRITLDVGVQKPDAVDADVLRAVFPYGQVTVNVVKGGLDVPRPEGTGNPTIMANVALSVGFDMEKRR; this is translated from the coding sequence ATGCAAAAGCTGTTGGTAGAATTCGGGATGGGCACCTCATTGCGGCGCGGGGACTATACCCAAGCCGCCGAGCGGGCGATAAAGGACGCGCTTTGGCACAACTCGATCAACCTTGCTGAGCTGTTCGGCTTTGACAAAGCGGATATGCGCATCACGCTGGATGTAGGCGTGCAAAAGCCGGATGCGGTGGATGCAGACGTTCTTCGAGCCGTGTTTCCATACGGGCAAGTCACGGTGAATGTGGTCAAGGGCGGTCTGGATGTGCCACGGCCCGAGGGCACTGGCAATCCGACGATCATGGCCAATGTCGCACTGTCTGTCGGATTTGATATGGAGAAACGCAGATGA
- a CDS encoding helix-turn-helix transcriptional regulator, whose translation MPRSDRLFDIIQILRDGEVHKAQDLAVDTGVSVRTLYRDMDTLAASGVPVVGARGTGYRLPPGITLPPLTLTPTELEALNLCLAIAAEVADPDLKTAVQTLIEKFDAVLPETAVAEADAWQFAVTPFSDAARGFARMPTMRAAIKARQKLRITYTSQGGTVTTRTIRPLHMEYTGRIWTLIAWCEWRKEHRVFRLDLINTAEALPQLFGDEAGTMLADYRR comes from the coding sequence ATGCCCCGTTCTGATCGCCTTTTTGATATCATCCAAATCTTGCGCGACGGAGAAGTGCACAAGGCGCAAGATCTTGCGGTGGATACAGGCGTATCTGTGCGCACCCTCTATCGCGACATGGATACTCTTGCCGCTTCGGGTGTTCCGGTTGTCGGCGCACGCGGCACCGGCTACCGGCTACCGCCCGGCATCACATTGCCGCCACTCACCCTCACCCCAACCGAGCTTGAGGCGCTGAATCTGTGTCTTGCCATCGCTGCGGAAGTGGCCGATCCCGACCTGAAAACCGCAGTTCAAACCCTCATCGAAAAGTTTGATGCTGTGTTGCCCGAAACCGCCGTGGCCGAGGCAGATGCATGGCAATTTGCCGTGACGCCTTTTTCGGATGCTGCGCGGGGGTTTGCCCGCATGCCAACAATGCGCGCAGCGATCAAAGCGCGCCAAAAGCTGCGGATAACCTACACATCACAAGGCGGCACTGTGACCACCCGCACCATAAGGCCGCTCCATATGGAATATACCGGACGTATCTGGACCCTGATTGCGTGGTGTGAGTGGCGCAAGGAACACCGCGTTTTCCGCCTTGACCTCATCAACACCGCCGAAGCCCTGCCACAGCTTTTTGGCGACGAGGCGGGAACGATGCTGGCCGATTACAGGCGTTAA
- the tatA gene encoding twin-arginine translocase TatA/TatE family subunit, with product MLNNIGLPGLLLIAVVVLVLFGRGKISSLMGEVGKGITSFKKGINEGEKELLDSKADDVADVPQPDVEPKDKV from the coding sequence ATGCTGAACAATATTGGTTTGCCGGGTCTGCTGCTCATCGCGGTGGTTGTATTGGTGCTGTTTGGTCGGGGTAAGATTTCCTCGTTGATGGGCGAAGTGGGTAAGGGAATTACCAGCTTCAAAAAAGGCATCAATGAGGGTGAGAAAGAGCTGCTCGATTCCAAGGCAGATGATGTGGCTGATGTGCCCCAGCCTGATGTCGAGCCTAAGGACAAGGTGTAA
- a CDS encoding Lin0512 family protein: MIGQRVIIEMGMGNDLHGMDYTKAAKRAIEDALRHSSLPLFGALELPHDAMRVQVTVGVQEPDALDLEVLRAVLPRGRAEVRAVHGGLNVPSNGETIVIAQASVEAFLSPQDGWALKV; encoded by the coding sequence ATGATCGGACAACGTGTGATTATCGAGATGGGCATGGGCAATGACCTGCACGGTATGGATTACACCAAGGCTGCCAAACGTGCTATTGAGGACGCGTTGCGCCACTCCTCTCTGCCCCTGTTCGGCGCACTGGAGCTGCCGCATGACGCGATGCGCGTGCAGGTGACCGTCGGAGTTCAGGAACCCGATGCCCTAGATCTGGAGGTGCTCCGTGCTGTGCTGCCACGGGGGCGTGCGGAAGTGCGTGCCGTTCATGGTGGCCTCAATGTACCGTCAAACGGCGAGACCATCGTAATTGCACAAGCCAGCGTGGAGGCGTTTCTATCCCCGCAGGACGGTTGGGCGCTCAAAGTTTAA
- a CDS encoding ABC transporter ATP-binding protein, whose protein sequence is MPSDTPRLEIRNLVRRFDGRAVVDDVSLKIMPGQVTCLLGPSGCGKSTTLRMIAGVEMQDSGTIHVDGALICDTIFRVPPERREIGLMFQDFALFPHLSVADNVGYGLRGNKASKRARVEELLERVDLKRFIDGYPHQLSGGEQQRVALARALAPRPRIMLMDEPFSGLDNRLRDGIRDETLSILKEEDTAVLLVTHEPDEAMRMADEIALMRDGKIVQQGAPYNVYTRPLDRAAVAFFSDANVVRAEVSGALAHTAFGRFLAPGIPDGTSVDIVFRPQHVRIDFDRAGKGPLPTAADGTPARAVVERARFMGNESLIEYRMDHDGSLLRATVPNVFMPSAGTVMWLTIRRDKCFVFGVGK, encoded by the coding sequence ATGCCGTCTGACACGCCACGTCTGGAAATTCGCAATCTCGTGCGCCGGTTTGACGGTCGCGCTGTTGTCGACGACGTGAGCCTCAAGATTATGCCGGGGCAGGTGACTTGCCTTCTGGGGCCTTCGGGGTGCGGGAAATCAACAACGCTGCGCATGATTGCCGGGGTCGAAATGCAGGATAGCGGTACCATCCATGTGGACGGTGCGCTGATTTGCGATACGATCTTTCGCGTCCCGCCCGAACGGCGCGAGATTGGCCTGATGTTTCAGGACTTCGCATTATTTCCGCATCTGAGTGTAGCCGATAATGTTGGCTACGGCCTTCGCGGCAACAAAGCGTCCAAGCGGGCGCGGGTGGAGGAGTTGCTGGAGCGGGTGGACCTCAAGCGCTTTATCGACGGCTATCCGCACCAGCTGTCTGGTGGCGAGCAGCAGCGCGTCGCACTCGCCCGTGCATTGGCCCCGCGTCCGCGTATCATGCTGATGGACGAGCCGTTCAGCGGCCTCGATAACCGCCTGCGCGATGGCATCCGCGACGAAACGTTGAGCATTCTCAAAGAAGAGGACACTGCGGTTCTGCTGGTAACGCATGAGCCCGACGAGGCGATGCGGATGGCCGACGAGATTGCCCTGATGCGGGACGGCAAGATCGTCCAGCAGGGCGCGCCTTATAACGTTTATACCCGCCCTTTGGACCGTGCGGCGGTGGCATTTTTTTCGGATGCAAATGTTGTGCGTGCTGAAGTATCGGGTGCGCTGGCGCACACTGCCTTTGGGCGGTTTCTAGCCCCTGGTATTCCTGATGGTACCTCGGTGGATATTGTTTTCCGGCCCCAGCATGTGCGCATTGATTTTGACCGTGCGGGCAAGGGGCCGCTGCCCACAGCCGCCGATGGAACGCCTGCCCGCGCTGTCGTCGAGCGGGCGCGGTTTATGGGAAACGAGAGTCTGATCGAATACCGTATGGATCACGATGGCTCCTTGCTCAGGGCGACGGTGCCGAACGTGTTCATGCCCAGTGCGGGCACTGTGATGTGGCTGACAATCCGGCGGGACAAATGTTTCGTTTTTGGTGTCGGGAAATAG